The DNA segment ATTCGCGAAGTGTTCCACCTTTGAAACTGCATTCTCCAACAGAAAAGCCTTTCTCCGTGTTTCGACCAGCTCTAGTATTTACCTTGTGTGTTTGCACTGGGAGAATCTCCATCTCTCCTTGCACTTGGAACACAGTGTAAGCACACAGCGATTGCCATGACTCTGGGGAGAATCCCTGACTCATAGATGGGGTGGGAAGGGATAGGAGAGATGCGGGGCAGGCAGGGACATGTGCAGTGAGGGACGAATGTCAGTCTGAAGGCCACACGTAAGTGTTTCAGAAAAATGATCATCTGCAGGCTCGTCCTCTTCACTCCATCACATGTTCTGCGCTAATAAACTCACAGACCTCGTTTCTGTATAGTCTGCGGCATGTGTGTTATTAGCTTAGGATACAGTTGTgttaacattatttttattcttaCTGAGCTGTGCCCTCTGTCACCTCACCCTGCTCTCTAGATACTTATAAATCAGAGTGATCTGATTGGCCGCAGCCCTCAGAATGTCCCATCCCCATGTCCACAGAAAATATAATACCCTCCCTGCCTATCACCTGACTTAACCCTTATCTGACACCTGTCCCTGGCACCTCCTTTCTAGGATCTTCATGTGGTGCCTATCGCACCATGGTACGTTAgctccccatccctcctcccatccccccaccgaGGGAGAGTTCGTCTTCCCTCCCATTTCCCACTAAGAGTAATAATGGCTTGGTAtgaattactttgtatttattatCTGGGTTTAAGGGAGGGGCAAGGCAAGGAGGGTGTCATTGCTAAAGGCAGCTTTATTTATTGGGATAGCAGATTCTGAAGGTGGTAACCAACCAGAGCAATGGTTGAAACAATATAATGACCACAGTTACTGAGAGAGACCCCATAGTCGCGCATTCAGCGCGGAGCTCTGCATAACTGAGAAATGCAGTTGCAGGTGAGTGTCTGTACTGCATCCCTGCGCTCTCAGTGGCAGGGACTCTTTGGCATACTGTTGAATGAACGAATGAATTGCATAATCAGTGGCACACAGCACGGCTTGTATCCCTTCGCCAGTTGGACTGAGGAATCTGGCGTAACTGTGGATTGTGGAGTACAGTATAACTGTGCCCCTAGTAGAAGCGTATTGCCCTGAGGCGTGTGGGATCTGGTATAACGGCACATTGGACGCATTTGTTGTCATGCAGAAATCCAGTTTAACTTTCAAAACATTTGTAGTAAATGTCTAATCTCTTTTTCCACTCCAAATGAGGAGTCCATTGGTCCCTCCTCCGTAAGTGACTGAAGTCCAGGAACATGCTGCTAGCCCTAAGGAGTGAGAGCAGGAGCTTGTTGGCACTTCAGTGATTCTGGAGGCTAAAAGGGTAATTAGGGAAGATTATAGCTACACAATGGGAAGAAGTGATTAGAATGTAAATTGGAGGCTGAGCTGCAGCACTAGAACGGCAGAACACAAGGCAAAGGAATTTGTTCTGTAATTACACAGTACAATATCCAGCTTTCACTCCCTTTAGGGTACTTTGTTCGGGTCGAGTGCTACCATATAATGCCTTTTCTGCAATCTAgtgctaaaaaataaaaaggacaaCTAGGCTGAACCTGGATTAAAGGATTGGAGGCATGAAGAGAAATTAAAGAACCATGATCTATATAGTTCACAACCTGACTGATAAGGAGGATGAAACTGAAATGCACAAATCTTATTAACTCCGCATTGAACGCCAAGGGATAATTGCACATAATAAATCCCCTAGTATTATGGAATAGATAAAGGAAATACCGTTTTCCCCCTGCCAAGACCAGACGAAGGCTGGCATGTGAATGGGCCTTACTGGAACAAAGTTAATAGCAGACACGAGGCACGTCTCATTAACCTACCAGTACATGTGCAGAGTTAATGCCATTTCTGATGTTTGCTGTGGAGCAGTTAGAATAGACAAACTTTGGGAAGAACCAGTCGTTTCTGATTCCTAGTTTATCATGTGGGGAcgcctctccccaaccccctctAGAGACCTGACGTACTAGTAGCCTTTCCTCCAGCTGATCGCTGTCTTGGAGCATGGCACAGGGCCCTGCAAACACTGAACAGTCCATTCTGGACACACCATGTAAAGCTTTGCGTCCCTCAGACATGTCGAGGGACCCATGACATGCCCACACAAATCCCTACCCTGTTATACCTGATCTTCTGCTGCAGAATAGCAGCTTCGTTAGCCAGGTTGTGTTCTGGTTCCATGCATTTCCTGTATCGTCTTTAAATGACTTCCGGTGGGATGTTGGTCCAGTGTGTTGACAAAGCAGCACCCAAACAAGGTGTCTCTCTCCCAGCTTCCAAACTCAAAACTCTCTTTTTCTGTCAGGCTGCTCCTTCTCCCATTAGCTCACTGCAGGCTTGTGATTGGTCCAGTGGACTGCTTGTCCAGATCAACCCATGCAGAAGCCTCCCTATTGGCCACAGCAGAGGTTTTTAGTTCCTTCAGTCCCTGACTCCAAGCATGCTGCTGTAGGTCATGCCTCCTTGGTACGGCTCCTGTCCCCCTCTCACGTTGGTTAGCCCACCTAGAGATTGATGAGCCAGCCGGCTACACAGTCACATGAGGCTCTTTTTGCTCATGCAGTAGCCTGTGCATTAatatccagaggtcccaggttagCTCCCTACTGCTGATGACCCACCCAGCGGCGTGGTGTTACACTGGGATTGGGGTCAGAGCACCGTGGCAGCCATCTTAGCTGTAATCCTTTTGGTAGGGACTCAGACCGGGGCTACAGGAGCTGGGAAACCCAAGTGGAAATTACATGAGGATTGGTTGTTTTCAAGCCTTATGATAATATTGTTCTCTACTGTGGGTAGTATATCTATTAAATGCAACAGAAAATGTAATAAATTGGTGTCATACTAATTAAGGAAAACAAAAGTAAATATTAAGTAGTAAATGGAGATTGTTTCCCCTTTTCTGTTCTGCTCTCTTTATCCTGCTGTCTTCTGGAGAGTTGGCATTTCTTGTAGCCCCACAATCCACCCTGGCACATGGCCGGCTGTGAGTGTGTCTCCCTTAATATCGTGGGGAAATGCTCTTCTTACGCCTCTGATTAACTCCTTCTTGTTTATGCCCCACAGCTGACAATGAGAACAATATTGCCTCTAACCAACCCAGATCACCTCTGACTGTTGTGGAAGAAAAATGGAAACCACAGCTCCAAAGAAACAATGCCAATAATAGTATGTAGCCATGTTTTCTCATTACGTTTCCCTGTAGGCCTTGGACCAATGGCTCTGTACCTGGGGTGGGTCACAGCAATGGTTCAGGCAGGGCGAAGCCCATGTCCCGCACCTGTCGGGAGTACTTCTCATGTATTTTTTCTCAGTTAGTCACACCAGATCTCAGGTGCCGTTAGCACCCTATTGTACTCGTTCCCACTAAAGCGCCTTTGaaatctgtaaaaagcagcagagtcctgtggcactttatagactaacagacgttttggagcatgagctttcgtgggtgaatacccacttcgtcggatgcaacctgatgcatccgacgaagtgggtattcacccacgaaatctcatgctccaatacgtctgttagtctttaaggtgccacaggactctttgctgctttttacagatccagactaacacggctcccctctgatatttgaaatCTGTGTAGAGGCTATCTGGAAACTCCAGGGGAGATAATAGAAATGTAGCCATGGTAGGGAAAAAGGCTGAGAGAGAGCTCCTGTCTCCGAACTCATTAACAAGACTAGTCTTGCTGGGAGTTGTAACTTCTGGTCTGAGTTTGGATTTCCTTGCCATAGGGAAAGAGATCATTGCCCTACTCATCACCAGAGAGTTACTGGCAGCCAACAAGGTTCTAGCTCAACCACTAATTCGCTAccggactttgggcaagtcacatgatcTTGTGTTTCAGTCACAAACAATGTGGGAAATgggggtattttaaaaaaaaataaaagcagcagtGATACAATACCTCAGCTGAGCTTCCCTGCGGAAACAAGATGCATTAAAACCCTAATATTTTGTGTCCTATGGTGTGTCCAAAAATGGCAGAAGCAACAATAAAGCCCAGCAGGCGTCACAAAAACTAGACTagagctggggaaggagaaagaaaaccTTAAACTGTACAGGCCTGAACACCAGAGTATTTGACCAAAAAAGCCAGACTTCTTGTACATACAAAACTGAGGTAGATGCAGCTCTTATTAAAATAATGTGATGCTAACGTGAGTCCTGAATTCTAAATAGAAGAAGAATGGAAAGGCCAACCTAGCACACTAAGACATACGAGGTGAATTGAAGATCTAACTGCTAACCCCGATGCACTGTAAACCAGTACCATCCTTGATTATAACTTAATTAGACAACTCCTAGATCAGTGCCACAGAGAGGTCTCTggggagggacagaggacagCTGCCCAAGGCCATGATGACGGCTGAATCCTGCATAATCCACTTCTACTGTGCTTTTGTTACTGAATCAGGGAAAACGTACTGATAAGCTCCTCTCTGCTGTAAGCAAGAGAAAAAGTCCGTCATCGGTTCAGCAGGGACAGCCTGAATCTAGAAACACTTTGGTATAGAGACCCACTGGTAATCCTAGGTTCAGGAATATATCTGTACCTGCCATACTCTGGGCAAGTGCCTCCTGGTTGGGTCACTCGCAGAGGAGAAATTCTGGCCTTGTTGTTCCTGTTCCTTGGGTAGAAGGAATGATCCTGACAGGTTTCTTTCTTCTTTCTGTTTTTCTGCAGCATCTGCAAGTGGTTCAGTAGCAAACAGCGCGATCCCGGAGAAGGAGCGGCAGAACattgctgaaaggctgctgcggGTGATGTGCACCGACCTCGGAGCTTTGAGTGTGGTGAGCGGGAAGGAATTCATCAAGCTGGCACAGACCTTGGTGGATAGTGGTGCTCGCTACGGTGCTTTCTCTGTCACAGAAATCCTTGGCAACTTCAACACACTGGCGCTGAAGCATTTGCCTCGGATGTACAACCAAGTGAAAGTGAAAGTCACCTGTGCCCTGGGCAGCAATGCCTGCCTAGGCATAGGTGTCACTTGCCACTCTCAGAGCGTTGGCCCTGATTCCTGCTACATCCTGACAGCTTATCAGGTTGAAGGCAACCACATCAAGAGTTATGTCCTGGGAATTAAGGGGGTGGACATCCGAGATAATGGTGATTTTATCCACCACTGGGTGCAGAACGTGATGTCTGAGTTTGTGATGTCGGAAATCAGGACAGTGTACGTCACAGACTGCAAAGTCAACTCCTCTGCGTTCTCCAAGGCAGGCATGTGCTTGCGTTGTTCGGCCTGTGCCTTGAACTCAGTCGTGCAGAGTGTGTTGAGTAAGCGAACACTACAGGCTCGCAACATGCACGAAGTCATTGAGCTCCTGAATGTCTGTGAAGATTTGGCAGGATCCACGGGCCTCTCAAAGGAGACCTTTGGCTCTCTGGAGGAGACGTCTCCCCCACCGTGCTGGAACTCAGTGACTGACTCCCTCCTGCTTGTCCATGAGCGTTATGAGCAGATATGTGAGTTCTACAGCAGAGCCAAGAAGATGAACCTCATCCAAAACCTGAACAAGCATCTTCTCAGCAACCTGGCAGCCATTTTGGCCCCAGTGAAACAAGCAGTTATTGAACTGAGCAATGAGAGCCGGCCCACCCTGCAGCTGGTACTGCCCACTTACGTGAAACTGGAGAAACTGTTCACTTCCAAAGCCAATGACGCTGGCATAGTCAGCAAGCTTTGCCACCTCTTCCTGGAGGCACTGAAGGAGAACTTCAAAGTTCACTCTGCACACAAAGTAGCCATGATCTTGGACCCTCAGCAGAAGCTGCGGCCAGTCCCACCATACCAGCATGAAGAGATCATTGGCAAGGTCTGTGAATTGATCAATGAAGTGAAAGAGTCCTGGGCAGAAGAACCAGAATTTGAACCTTCTACCAAGAAACCACGGGCAGCAGGTGAGGCCCCGCCAGCTCAGGAAGAAGAGCAGTTTGGGAAAAATGAAGTCTACGATTATTTGCAAGAACCCCTCTTCcaggccacccctgatctatttCAGTACTGGTCATGTGTTACCCAAAAGCATACGAAACTAGCCAAGTTGGCCTTTTGGCTCTTAGCAGTGCCTGCTGTCGGTGCCAGAAGTGAATGTGTAAATATGTGTGAGCAGGCCCTCTTAATCAAAAGGAGGCGGCTGCTCAGTCCAGAAGACATGAACAAACTCATGTTTTTGAAGTCCAACATGCTTTAAAActgtcttttaattaaaaaaaaaattaaaacactgttccaaacaaagaaaagaatttaAGTTCTAAACACTGTGGACCTCATTATGAAAGCCCCTGGAAACCAAGTgcttatatatgtgtgtgtatgattttatatgtgtgtgtatgtgtgtgtatacacacacacacacacacacacacatatttatatatatataaaatataataaaaaaataagtttcAGAGGGAAGCCGAGCACGTATCAGACACAGCCCTCTGCCAGGAACGTGCTCCTTTCCATTAGCTAGCATGTGGACTTGACAGACTTTCTAATGTTTTCAAGTGGGCACACCAATGGGAGGCTGACATTCTAAAATCTTCAGGCAGCTGCGATCTAAAGTGACTTGAAGTTTCTTTTatttctcctccacccccccccccttttcccctGGGCCACCTTGCCATGGATAATCAAACAACATTGACTAGACCGGTTCTCCACTGGGCTTTGCTCCTCTGAAGAACTGTACACCTTGAGGGCATTCGTTTGTAGCCTTCTTAACATATGTTGCGTGTTATGAAGGCCACTGTGTTTTACAAGCACTAGTATCTCTAGAAATCAGGAAGGGAGACTTTAAGGAAACACatttttttgcattttaatataagaaaaaaaaattatactctTCTGTCTCCACTCCCATTTTTGAGTTTAATGTTTTAGCTAGTGATTTTACCTTTTCGAGTTTGATTTAGAACTGAGAGAAATTATTATGGCAAAGAGTGTCTGTAACTGTTAtgttttatagattttttttttgacaagatCAACTTTTTTCTGAAGTCCCACTGTAAACTAGCTCATCTCACCTGTGCATcttctatagcagtggttcttaaacttgtTCATAGAGTAGAACAGATCTTCACGGAGGGATTGTCATGTCAATACCTCCTGTCCCATTGAGGACCAACAACATCCCTGTGGGAAATACTGCAATTGCTTAAATGGAAAAGTAACATTAGCAAAGTAATGTATTTTTAGTGTCTTTCAATACACTTTAACAGCTAGCTTGGTATGACTGGACAGGTCTCTGTGGACCACCACCAAGTGATCCACAGGCCACCAGTGGTCCACAGGcttcagtttgagaacctctgctataCAGCATTTTTGTAAGCCTTCCCCATACACGTGTCAAAACAATCTTCACATGGTCAAGAACAAACCAAGGTGTATGATATATCAGGGGAGCAGAGGTCATCAGTTTTCAAAATGTAGCGTTTGAAGGAAGCTAAGATAAGCGTATGGGCTTCTGAATGTATGTGCTCCCACTTGGTAACTTCTCGCGTTATTCTGACGGTTTCCTCTGCTAGCACGAATGTCTTTTAAATACCTATAGTGCATTACACTACTTGATACACTGCTGAATCATTCTGGCTGGTAAGGTCCTGTGACCTTAAAACTTCATGTTCACTGGCTCTTCAGACATATAGCCCATGCCCACCTGCAGTATAGGAGATCGTCATAAAACCCAAGTATCATGAGTCATTTCTGCTGGCAGCCCAGGCGAGCTCTTTAACGGTGTGTCTGtactgcaaaaaaacccactcagctgacttgggctcgcagagCTTgcgctacagggctaaaaatagcagtgtagatgttccactttgggctggagcccagactctgagACCTCCTCCACTCGCCGAGTCTccaagcccaggctccagtccaagcaggaccatctacactactatttttagtccCGAGGTGTGAACCCGAGTCACTTgaccgggctctgagactcactgctgctggagcttttttgcagtgtagacaaatcctGAATGTCTGCACACAAAGTTGAGTGGCGTCACACCTGACCTCTTAGATCTGGTGTTCTTGGACAAACTGAATTCTCCACCAAAGGGATTTGGATCCCAATGGCAATTAAGTAAATTCCTTTCTTGATGCATCCTCTCACACTTCAAGCAGTTTGCTCCCTAGTTGGAATCACTGGTGACAAGACCAGTCTTACAGATTTATGTGCCCAGATGAGTCTCTAGAGCAGTTCAGTTGTTAACACTATCAACTCTGAACTGAAAGGTTGTGGGTTGAGGTCCGTGAGCAGGATGTGGGTCTGTGCTGCATGCTGACAATGTACTGCTGGGGACAAAggagctgctgcacactgagagGTACCATCCACTGAACAGACATTAAGCCAAGATTCCTTCTGCCCATCTCTGGTTGCAGTGACAATTAAAGATCCCAAGACACTTGTTAGAAATGGAGGATAAAGAGTCCTGGCCAATAAATCTCTCTCCTAGTGGAACAAGTTCTAACGCCCCATGTGAGCACACATCGGTTGCTGTTTGCTTGCAGTCACTTGCACTCCCAGTATCTAACACTTCCCCTCCAGACACCTAGATTCTGAAAGGCACTGAATGAGGTTCTCTGTGGCCTGTATTGCTCAGAGCTGGGTGACAATAGTGACCCCTACTTGTTCCAGGCACATCTAAGGACAGCCCTGGGTATGCAGATATCTTTCCCAACAGATCGCTGCCCCTTCCCAGCTAGGGAGCAGCACCTCGTGCAGACTGAATAGGCTGAAGATTGTGTTGGCTTCCTGCCCATGACACCAGTGCAAAATCATCCATCTTCTAAATGCAATTGTGAGTGTGGTTGTGGAGGTCTTTATTCTAACAATGTTTCTAGTAAGAACAGCTCCAGTGCTGCAGGAATAATACCATTTAAAGAGAACACTCAAGAGCAGGAGACACCCCAAAAATGTATCTTCTTGTGCAATGGACTTTGCAAACAGAGATATTTCTTTGTGGGATTTCTTTCCCCTTCAGAACAAGGGTTTTGCTGTTTATTTCCTCCTATATGAGTGCTACCTGCTCAGCCATTTTgagcagccctacaataataAATCTGTTTGCACATGCAGTGCAGGAGAAAAGTTTAATAAACAGAATTGAAATTTCAAGCTACTAAGgagaaaaagagggagagaaacccTGCCTGTGAAAACTGAGAAACCTTTGTGACATGCTTTAGTGACCACTGGGAGAAAATAGGGATGCTTACACAATAAAACCTTCACCGAGTTCAGAACCCAAAGCAGGAGCGGCTTTCCAGTCTTTTGCAAACAGTGTGCGTGATGCACCTTGACAGTCAAAACTCCTGACAGGATTTTAGTTCATTCTCCTAGAGTCAGTACATTATATTACATCTTAGTAAGTCCTTTCAAAGGAGCTGAAGGGAGTTAGaccacacaactcccattgaaattcaattcCAGTTCAGTGGGAGATGAGCATCCGATTCCCTTACCTTTCCTTCAAAATCCCAACCTTAATCAAGAACATGTTTGCTATTGGACAGGGTTAGTAGTTTTGTGGGACAGGTGAGAGGAGTTGTCCCAGCCTGGGGACAGTGTGATTGTTCTTCTTTCTTATATATCTGGAATGCACTGTGTGAACAGAGGGGACTTGTCAGAGAGTCGAAGCCCTGACATAGTGAATGAGACAGAATTGCAACCATTTTGGCATCTATTTAATATGCAGACTGGTGTTAACATCGGATTTGAGAATCAGTCTTGGAGCTTTCTTGGCGGAAGGATCAGAGAGAGAAGCTGACTAGACTTCTCGCCCTATCCGAACTGGGAATGCCTCCAACACAGTTACCACCCTACTGCTGTGGATGTCAAACCCGTGACTGCAGTGGAGTCTGATAGGTGGGAACCTCGCCAGTGTTTATAAACTCAGCCTGGCTTCTGGAGAAACCTAGCAGTCTAGAAAATCTATGAGCTTACATGAAATTAACAATTACCCGTTCCCTACCAAGAGAATGGAAGAGTCCACAGCTTCCAATAAGGAGGATAAACACGTAACAGGCGCCAGGTACTTCACTTGCGAGCACCCATTAGTGCTTTGTGCTGCCCACAGAATGATAGTAGCCTATGATGAGCTGCCCCTCGACTGTCCCTATCCACTTCTTATTTACTTCTGTCAGTTATAAGGAGAGAACGGGGTCAGCAGCGCACAGATTTCCTTTATTTGCAAAGGGTTTTCTGATGATTCTCCTCCTTCCTGGCCCCAGTTACTCAGATAGTAGCTCATTCCAGACAGTGCAGATAATTTGCAAAGGTTTTGAATTCAGGA comes from the Mauremys mutica isolate MM-2020 ecotype Southern chromosome 18, ASM2049712v1, whole genome shotgun sequence genome and includes:
- the ZNF618 gene encoding zinc finger protein 618 isoform X10; the encoded protein is MKLSPAARGVNEVTPLHLFQPKCICDQADESSSTGKRSSSSREHLKRSPKSPKAEGSDSVTSQSSPSEEPGTMTEVKVKTEIPDDYIQEVIWQDDTKDSKKNIKDGPGDVPAEICVVIGGVRNQQTLDGKAVEHSSPVGYTRNRYSGTWIFDHALRYTSGSYECGICGKKYKYYNCFQTHVRAHRDTEAASGEGASQGNNFRYTCDICGKKYKYYSCFQEHRDLHAVDVFSVEGAPENRADPYDQTVIAADEVKEEEPEPFQKIGPTPTDTGSTTGLARKPFLLRFPARFYNPKTGNYTCEFCGKQYKYYTPYQEHVALHAPIKSAFSRRVEGKAQNNFEETNSSSQNSSETASPLISNPFPLLQKPYTCGACGIQFQFYNNLLEHMQSHAADNENNIASNQPRSPLTVVEEKWKPQLQRNNANNTSASGSVANSAIPEKERQNIAERLLRVMCTDLGALSVVSGKEFIKLAQTLVDSGARYGAFSVTEILGNFNTLALKHLPRMYNQVKVKVTCALGSNACLGIGVTCHSQSVGPDSCYILTAYQVEGNHIKSYVLGIKGVDIRDNGDFIHHWVQNVMSEFVMSEIRTVYVTDCKVNSSAFSKAGMCLRCSACALNSVVQSVLSKRTLQARNMHEVIELLNVCEDLAGSTGLSKETFGSLEETSPPPCWNSVTDSLLLVHERYEQICEFYSRAKKMNLIQNLNKHLLSNLAAILAPVKQAVIELSNESRPTLQLVLPTYVKLEKLFTSKANDAGIVSKLCHLFLEALKENFKVHSAHKVAMILDPQQKLRPVPPYQHEEIIGKVCELINEVKESWAEEPEFEPSTKKPRAAGEAPPAQEEEQFGKNEVYDYLQEPLFQATPDLFQYWSCVTQKHTKLAKLAFWLLAVPAVGARSECVNMCEQALLIKRRRLLSPEDMNKLMFLKSNML
- the ZNF618 gene encoding zinc finger protein 618 isoform X2, with protein sequence MKLSPAARGVNEVTPLHLFQPKCICDQADESSSTGKRSSSSREHLKRSPKSPKAEGSDSVTSQSSPSEEPGTMTEVKVKTEIPDDYIQEVIWQDDTKDSKKNIKDGPGDVPAEICVVIGGVRNQQTLDGKAVEHSSPVGYTRNRYSGTWIFDHALRYTSGSYECGICGKKYKYYNCFQTHVRAHRDTEAASGEGASQGNNFRYTCDICGKKYKYYSCFQEHRDLHAVDVFSVEGAPENRADPYDQTVIAADEVKEEEPEPFQKIGPTPTDTGSTTGLARKPFLLRFPARFYNPKTGNYTCEFCGKQYKYYTPYQEHVALHAPIKFSRSPLFVAVKTQASQSGKKTPASIIRCSTLLHRSPSGIPPASQSQMFRAPNSGSPGSKATTESAFSRRVEGKAQNNFEETNSSSQNSSETASPLISNPFPLLQKPYTCGACGIQFQFYNNLLEHMQSHAADNENNIASNQPRSPLTVVEEKWKPQLQRNNANNTSASGSVANSAIPEKERQNIAERLLRVMCTDLGALSVVSGKEFIKLAQTLVDSGARYGAFSVTEILGNFNTLALKHLPRMYNQVKVKVTCALGSNACLGIGVTCHSQSVGPDSCYILTAYQVEGNHIKSYVLGIKGVDIRDNGDFIHHWVQNVMSEFVMSEIRTVYVTDCKVNSSAFSKAGMCLRCSACALNSVVQSVLSKRTLQARNMHEVIELLNVCEDLAGSTGLSKETFGSLEETSPPPCWNSVTDSLLLVHERYEQICEFYSRAKKMNLIQNLNKHLLSNLAAILAPVKQAVIELSNESRPTLQLVLPTYVKLEKLFTSKANDAGIVSKLCHLFLEALKENFKVHSAHKVAMILDPQQKLRPVPPYQHEEIIGKVCELINEVKESWAEEPEFEPSTKKPRAAGEAPPAQEEEQFGKNEVYDYLQEPLFQATPDLFQYWSCVTQKHTKLAKLAFWLLAVPAVGARSECVNMCEQALLIKRRRLLSPEDMNKLMFLKSNML
- the ZNF618 gene encoding zinc finger protein 618 isoform X13, with protein sequence MKLSPAARGVNEVTPLHLFQPKCICDQADESSSTGKRSSSSREHLKRSPKSPKAEGSDSVTSQSSPSEEPGTMTEVKVKTEIPDDYIQEVIWQDDTKDSKKNIKDGPGDVPAEICVVIGGVRNQQTLDGKAVEHSSPVGYTRNRYSGTWIFDHALRYTSGSYECGICGKKYKYYNCFQTHVRAHRDTEAASGEGASQGNNFRYTCDICGKKYKYYSCFQEHRDLHAVDDPYDQTVIAADEVKEEEPEPFQKIGPKTGNYTCEFCGKQYKYYTPYQEHVALHAPIKSAFSRRVEGKAQNNFEETNSSSQNSSETASPLISNPFPLLQKPYTCGACGIQFQFYNNLLEHMQSHAADNENNIASNQPRSPLTVVEEKWKPQLQRNNANNTSASGSVANSAIPEKERQNIAERLLRVMCTDLGALSVVSGKEFIKLAQTLVDSGARYGAFSVTEILGNFNTLALKHLPRMYNQVKVKVTCALGSNACLGIGVTCHSQSVGPDSCYILTAYQVEGNHIKSYVLGIKGVDIRDNGDFIHHWVQNVMSEFVMSEIRTVYVTDCKVNSSAFSKAGMCLRCSACALNSVVQSVLSKRTLQARNMHEVIELLNVCEDLAGSTGLSKETFGSLEETSPPPCWNSVTDSLLLVHERYEQICEFYSRAKKMNLIQNLNKHLLSNLAAILAPVKQAVIELSNESRPTLQLVLPTYVKLEKLFTSKANDAGIVSKLCHLFLEALKENFKVHSAHKVAMILDPQQKLRPVPPYQHEEIIGKVCELINEVKESWAEEPEFEPSTKKPRAAGEAPPAQEEEQFGKNEVYDYLQEPLFQATPDLFQYWSCVTQKHTKLAKLAFWLLAVPAVGARSECVNMCEQALLIKRRRLLSPEDMNKLMFLKSNML
- the ZNF618 gene encoding zinc finger protein 618 isoform X9 gives rise to the protein MKLSPAARGVNEVTPLHLFQPKCICDQADESSSTGKRSSSSREHLKRSPKSPKAEGSDSVTSQSSPSEEPGTMTEVKVKTEIPDDYIQEVIWQDDTKDSKKNIKDGPGDVPAEICVVIGGVRNQQTLDGKAVEHSSPVGYTRNRYSGTWIFDHALRYTSGSYECGICGKKYKYYNCFQTHVRAHRDTEAASGEGASQGNNFRYTCDICGKKYKYYSCFQEHRDLHAVDVFSVEGAPENRADPYDQTVIAADEVKEEEPEPFQKIGPTPTDTGSTTGLARKPFLLRFPARFYNPKTGNYTCEFCGKQYKYYTPYQEHVALHAPITESAFSRRVEGKAQNNFEETNSSSQNSSETASPLISNPFPLLQKPYTCGACGIQFQFYNNLLEHMQSHAADNENNIASNQPRSPLTVVEEKWKPQLQRNNANNTSASGSVANSAIPEKERQNIAERLLRVMCTDLGALSVVSGKEFIKLAQTLVDSGARYGAFSVTEILGNFNTLALKHLPRMYNQVKVKVTCALGSNACLGIGVTCHSQSVGPDSCYILTAYQVEGNHIKSYVLGIKGVDIRDNGDFIHHWVQNVMSEFVMSEIRTVYVTDCKVNSSAFSKAGMCLRCSACALNSVVQSVLSKRTLQARNMHEVIELLNVCEDLAGSTGLSKETFGSLEETSPPPCWNSVTDSLLLVHERYEQICEFYSRAKKMNLIQNLNKHLLSNLAAILAPVKQAVIELSNESRPTLQLVLPTYVKLEKLFTSKANDAGIVSKLCHLFLEALKENFKVHSAHKVAMILDPQQKLRPVPPYQHEEIIGKVCELINEVKESWAEEPEFEPSTKKPRAAGEAPPAQEEEQFGKNEVYDYLQEPLFQATPDLFQYWSCVTQKHTKLAKLAFWLLAVPAVGARSECVNMCEQALLIKRRRLLSPEDMNKLMFLKSNML
- the ZNF618 gene encoding zinc finger protein 618 isoform X5 — its product is MKLSPAARGVNEVTPLHLFQPKCICDQADESSSTGKRSSSSREHLKRSPKSPKAEGSDSVTSQSSPSEEPGTMTEVKVKTEIPDDYIQEVIWQDDTKDSKKNIKDGPGDVPAEICVVIGGVRNQQTLDGKAVEHSSPVGYTRNRYSGTWIFDHALRYTSGSYECGICGKKYKYYNCFQTHVRAHRDTEAASGEGASQGNNFRYTCDICGKKYKYYSCFQEHRDLHAVDVFSVEGAPENRADPYDQTVIAADEVKEEEPEPFQKIGPKTGNYTCEFCGKQYKYYTPYQEHVALHAPIKFSRSPLFVAVKTQASQSGKKTPASIIRCSTLLHRSPSGIPPASQSQMFRAPNSGSPGSKATTAESAFSRRVEGKAQNNFEETNSSSQNSSETASPLISNPFPLLQKPYTCGACGIQFQFYNNLLEHMQSHAADNENNIASNQPRSPLTVVEEKWKPQLQRNNANNTSASGSVANSAIPEKERQNIAERLLRVMCTDLGALSVVSGKEFIKLAQTLVDSGARYGAFSVTEILGNFNTLALKHLPRMYNQVKVKVTCALGSNACLGIGVTCHSQSVGPDSCYILTAYQVEGNHIKSYVLGIKGVDIRDNGDFIHHWVQNVMSEFVMSEIRTVYVTDCKVNSSAFSKAGMCLRCSACALNSVVQSVLSKRTLQARNMHEVIELLNVCEDLAGSTGLSKETFGSLEETSPPPCWNSVTDSLLLVHERYEQICEFYSRAKKMNLIQNLNKHLLSNLAAILAPVKQAVIELSNESRPTLQLVLPTYVKLEKLFTSKANDAGIVSKLCHLFLEALKENFKVHSAHKVAMILDPQQKLRPVPPYQHEEIIGKVCELINEVKESWAEEPEFEPSTKKPRAAGEAPPAQEEEQFGKNEVYDYLQEPLFQATPDLFQYWSCVTQKHTKLAKLAFWLLAVPAVGARSECVNMCEQALLIKRRRLLSPEDMNKLMFLKSNML